In Methanosarcina siciliae T4/M, one genomic interval encodes:
- a CDS encoding TolB family protein yields the protein MTETLKIILFLTLLISSISTCFAASSENLNVSIEEIIPISQIVTPYFDSLVESSETGIEEQPIISASWGPDSSRLLVEASINSQSGASLHAIYLLNADGSGIRELTSTPSNTKEKSLGLHILENPDTQETSWSPDGNRIGIFANINAVRDFYVTANPDKTLIKTAGKCNYTTVDEIKENILDIEWQTNFIWNPEGTKALIIMDKDPLNYQLYLIDRDGYVLQKLTDTSDRVETAIWSNDGKKIAYSITGPNKDEETGLWIINENRTEDNRLVDNGIVIAWSPDDSRIFYVDANSGLYSIKADGTDEVQLSTGFSRIDDVLSFSPDGKSLIFSTVNDEGVTMFLADQTGKNAKVLEEFPGYIIFKPSWSPKGDKIAYAQDDNLYTINPDGSEKSLIASAITDYEWHPSGDFISFISSDSVFVANPDGSTKIQLTEDGDDYRFLADRYLNGWSPDGSRLLVRNDFKDLSVIKFEGYEDPLSIDFLTPIEGENCELRIRCMSEPVTDALLTLDEKEIGFTSSSGFLNYSCPDAGRYVINASKTGYRSTSKVLIVEVNSSASPEKFVVPETSSDSGKEEDSRPEFQVSGFRGITAVLFLLFFIRRRNSL from the coding sequence ATGACAGAAACACTAAAAATAATTTTATTCTTAACCCTTCTAATTTCAAGTATATCTACATGTTTTGCAGCTTCATCCGAAAATCTCAATGTAAGCATTGAAGAGATTATACCCATATCACAAATCGTGACTCCTTATTTTGACAGCCTTGTAGAGTCTTCGGAAACCGGTATCGAAGAACAACCCATAATTAGTGCTTCATGGGGTCCAGACAGCAGCAGATTGCTGGTAGAAGCATCTATCAATTCTCAGAGTGGAGCCAGCCTTCATGCAATTTATTTGCTGAACGCAGATGGAAGCGGAATTCGGGAACTCACATCAACTCCAAGCAACACGAAAGAAAAATCCCTGGGTCTGCACATCCTGGAAAATCCAGATACACAGGAAACATCCTGGAGTCCGGATGGAAACCGGATCGGAATCTTTGCAAATATTAATGCTGTAAGGGACTTTTATGTAACTGCTAATCCAGATAAAACGCTGATCAAAACTGCAGGTAAATGTAATTATACAACAGTTGATGAAATAAAGGAAAATATTCTGGATATTGAATGGCAAACTAATTTTATTTGGAATCCAGAGGGCACAAAAGCCCTTATAATAATGGATAAGGATCCTCTAAATTATCAATTATATTTAATTGATCGGGATGGATATGTACTCCAGAAGCTTACAGATACGTCTGATCGTGTAGAGACTGCAATCTGGAGTAATGATGGCAAAAAAATAGCATATAGCATTACTGGCCCTAACAAGGACGAAGAAACAGGTCTCTGGATAATAAATGAAAACAGAACAGAGGATAATAGACTAGTGGATAACGGAATTGTAATTGCCTGGAGCCCCGATGACAGCAGAATCTTCTATGTTGATGCAAACTCCGGTCTATATTCAATTAAGGCTGATGGAACCGATGAGGTTCAACTTTCAACAGGATTTTCCAGGATTGATGATGTACTTAGTTTCAGCCCTGATGGAAAAAGCCTGATTTTCAGTACTGTAAACGATGAAGGAGTCACCATGTTTCTGGCCGATCAGACTGGAAAAAATGCAAAAGTGCTTGAAGAATTTCCGGGATATATTATTTTCAAGCCCAGCTGGAGCCCGAAAGGAGATAAAATAGCTTATGCACAGGACGATAACCTTTATACGATTAACCCTGATGGAAGCGAAAAAAGCCTTATCGCATCCGCAATAACCGACTATGAATGGCATCCTTCAGGAGACTTCATCAGTTTTATTTCATCAGATTCTGTTTTTGTTGCAAACCCTGATGGATCAACAAAAATACAGCTTACTGAAGATGGTGATGATTATAGATTTCTGGCAGATAGGTATCTGAATGGCTGGAGTCCTGATGGAAGCCGGTTGCTCGTTCGAAACGACTTCAAAGATTTATCCGTAATAAAATTCGAAGGATATGAAGATCCTCTCTCCATTGATTTCTTGACGCCCATAGAGGGAGAAAACTGCGAGCTAAGAATTCGTTGCATGTCGGAACCTGTTACAGATGCTCTTCTGACCCTTGATGAAAAAGAAATTGGCTTTACCAGCAGTTCGGGTTTCCTTAACTACAGCTGTCCTGATGCGGGCAGGTATGTAATAAATGCCAGCAAAACAGGATACAGGTCCACAAGCAAAGTTCTTATCGTGGAGGTGAACTCCTCCGCATCTCCGGAAAAATTCGTGGTTCCGGAAACATCTTCTGATTCTGGAAAAGAGGAAGATTCAAGGCCCGAATTTCAGGTCTCGGGGTTCAGGGGGATTACTGCAGTCCTGTTCCTTCTTTTTTTCATCCGCAGGAGGAATTCTCTGTGA
- a CDS encoding ABC transporter permease encodes MKNNNVFVVAQKEAADHLQDAGFLVLLITYTVIVFASTYMLGSMMIGSMVYGDNSVLLSSIHVKMISQFTPLVGIALGFDAVVREQKSGSLNVLLTHPIFRDNILAGKLIGSALLIAAIIVFSVFVSVGTLLIFYGVEIGYTELIRIAVFTIFTFFYAVTFLGIAILISTIVKNSTDSLISNIVVWIFICILFGAILKTVVAILTGQTSNEGILITQLLNISPLHHYAEAVTGRADLSFMGVNVEPTIRGIFDTEYTLTQCLREFWMNIVALIMTPVILFVIDFIAFLRKDITL; translated from the coding sequence ATGAAAAATAATAATGTTTTTGTGGTTGCTCAAAAAGAGGCTGCTGACCATCTTCAAGATGCCGGATTTTTGGTGTTGCTTATAACATATACTGTAATAGTATTTGCTTCTACCTATATGCTTGGTTCCATGATGATCGGTTCCATGGTGTATGGCGATAATTCAGTTCTCCTGAGTAGTATTCATGTCAAAATGATATCCCAATTTACCCCATTGGTTGGAATAGCTCTGGGATTCGATGCAGTTGTCAGAGAACAGAAATCCGGATCACTGAATGTGTTATTAACTCATCCAATATTCAGGGATAATATTCTTGCAGGGAAATTAATTGGATCAGCATTATTGATAGCTGCTATAATTGTATTTTCGGTTTTTGTATCTGTAGGAACACTCTTGATCTTCTATGGAGTCGAGATCGGATATACGGAACTAATCAGAATAGCTGTGTTCACTATTTTCACATTTTTCTATGCAGTAACATTTTTGGGAATTGCAATTCTCATCTCAACGATAGTAAAAAACTCCACTGATTCACTAATCAGCAATATTGTTGTATGGATCTTTATCTGCATATTATTTGGTGCAATTCTTAAGACAGTTGTTGCCATATTGACAGGTCAAACATCGAATGAAGGGATATTGATCACACAACTTTTGAATATATCACCGCTGCATCACTATGCAGAAGCTGTAACTGGCAGAGCTGATTTGAGTTTTATGGGAGTTAACGTAGAACCAACTATAAGAGGGATTTTTGATACTGAATATACTCTAACTCAATGTTTAAGAGAATTCTGGATGAACATTGTAGCGCTGATAATGACTCCGGTTATACTATTCGTAATAGATTTCATTGCATTTCTCAGGAAGGATATTACTTTGTGA
- a CDS encoding ABC transporter permease: protein MNKDSVLTLAQKEFSDKLYEPSFIVLLTLFTGTLFIYIRSNRFDEVLRVIAIFFPLIGIALGYDGIIKEKNSKSLNVLLTQPVFRDNIITGKFLGISITLALVVFLSLLIIEASDFLVSGKIADFNSLLRLLIFGIFTFFYLLLFATFGIFSSVWCKTEIESLTFGILVWINMCFALGPTIIMLASIVSGQSLFDMTEEFTSTISSLYNISPLHHFAEVTVGNLDLSFYGAFNVQTDVNGFLDTRYSLSYLIGYYWQNAVILLILPFVFLAASYISFLRDDI, encoded by the coding sequence GTGAATAAAGATAGTGTTTTAACACTGGCACAAAAAGAATTCTCAGATAAATTGTATGAACCAAGTTTTATTGTATTGCTGACCCTCTTTACGGGAACTCTATTTATATATATTCGAAGTAATCGCTTCGATGAAGTTCTCCGGGTGATTGCGATATTTTTTCCATTGATAGGCATAGCCCTTGGGTATGACGGAATAATTAAAGAAAAAAATAGTAAAAGCCTGAATGTTTTATTGACACAGCCGGTTTTCAGAGATAACATTATCACAGGCAAATTCCTGGGAATTTCAATAACTCTTGCTCTTGTAGTATTTTTATCCCTGTTAATAATTGAAGCTTCGGATTTTCTTGTTTCTGGAAAAATTGCTGACTTTAACTCCCTTCTGCGCCTGCTGATCTTTGGGATTTTTACTTTTTTTTATCTTTTACTTTTTGCAACTTTTGGGATATTTAGTTCAGTCTGGTGTAAAACAGAGATCGAGTCGCTCACCTTTGGAATTTTGGTCTGGATCAATATGTGTTTTGCTCTCGGGCCCACCATCATAATGCTGGCATCTATTGTGTCAGGTCAGTCACTGTTTGATATGACGGAAGAATTTACTTCGACAATATCCTCACTTTACAATATCTCGCCTTTGCATCATTTTGCTGAGGTAACGGTTGGAAATCTGGATTTAAGTTTTTATGGAGCATTCAATGTTCAGACAGATGTAAATGGATTTCTGGATACTCGTTATTCACTATCTTACCTGATTGGGTATTACTGGCAAAATGCAGTAATTTTGTTAATTCTGCCATTTGTTTTTCTGGCAGCCTCATACATTTCATTTTTGAGAGATGATATCTAA
- a CDS encoding TolB-like translocation protein: MLKDMSIIVVLLFATNIALANPTSESPNLNVTSLDRILKEDGFLVSSTEWSPDGQYLLIVCCKPISRSNSVYKHYLLDTNSHTFGEIDYGIKELSSYSIPEAKWAPSGDKIYFRVSTVGSTYYGNCYIVCNPDGTNLKGVGTNFTDLSSILENLGIIGSQNNLKWSPDSSKIVFDWEKPGNIFSGVYLANGNGANARELLSEAREPTWYNSNDFFVTTDKGTVVLINDSGNLIRTFQPENEEQEYVRFSLSPDREKIIFTSNAENGIFQTYISDINGSKLKKYISYYGGTNFERSIDSSWQPDGSLIVVNKKGNLYILEGEEHEERLLYEGNATNSRCFPDGKKILFVENENQLYSIDIDGTNLSSITNFGLTTSYFWNMVGASQFSISPSGDIIAFTSALDPATGKIIENEPAPSTRQNVAAPLFIINSDGSNLTQVTPAVKGRYDISGGWSPNGKQFTIDSILFSKDSDSSYGGSFLVELNSENSSPIWKNMPVKEIIGSEESSTVGEVQINESNSANTSQITEHKETGNQSPSFMFFQLFFCIMGIWLIHKNRE, from the coding sequence ATGTTAAAAGATATGTCCATAATAGTCGTATTATTGTTTGCAACAAATATAGCATTAGCAAATCCAACATCAGAAAGTCCGAATCTTAACGTTACATCGCTTGATAGGATTCTTAAAGAAGATGGGTTCTTGGTAAGTTCAACAGAATGGAGTCCTGATGGGCAATACTTACTTATAGTCTGTTGCAAACCAATTTCTCGTTCGAATAGTGTTTACAAACACTATCTTTTAGATACAAATTCCCATACTTTCGGGGAAATCGACTATGGAATTAAAGAGTTAAGCAGCTATTCTATACCTGAGGCAAAATGGGCTCCTTCTGGGGACAAAATATATTTTCGAGTTTCAACAGTTGGTTCAACATATTATGGTAATTGTTATATCGTTTGTAATCCAGACGGTACGAATTTGAAGGGTGTAGGGACTAATTTTACTGATCTTTCAAGTATATTGGAGAATCTTGGGATTATTGGTTCTCAAAATAATCTTAAGTGGAGTCCGGACTCCAGTAAAATCGTGTTTGATTGGGAAAAACCTGGAAATATTTTTAGTGGAGTATATCTTGCAAACGGAAACGGGGCAAATGCCCGTGAACTTCTATCAGAAGCTAGAGAGCCTACCTGGTACAATTCTAATGATTTTTTTGTTACTACGGATAAAGGAACTGTAGTGCTTATTAATGATAGCGGCAATTTGATTCGGACTTTCCAACCAGAGAACGAAGAGCAAGAATATGTACGTTTCTCTCTCAGCCCTGATCGAGAAAAAATAATCTTCACCTCTAATGCTGAAAATGGAATTTTCCAGACTTATATCTCTGATATTAATGGTTCAAAATTAAAAAAATATATTTCTTACTATGGCGGTACGAACTTTGAAAGGTCTATTGATTCCTCCTGGCAACCAGATGGTTCCCTCATAGTGGTAAACAAAAAAGGAAATTTATACATTTTGGAGGGAGAAGAACATGAAGAACGTTTGTTGTATGAAGGCAATGCTACCAATTCCCGGTGTTTCCCTGATGGAAAGAAAATACTATTCGTTGAAAATGAAAACCAGCTGTACTCAATCGATATTGACGGAACAAACCTGTCCTCTATTACCAATTTCGGACTGACTACTTCTTATTTCTGGAATATGGTCGGAGCTTCGCAATTTTCGATAAGTCCGTCGGGGGACATTATAGCTTTTACATCTGCCCTTGATCCAGCTACCGGAAAAATTATTGAAAATGAGCCTGCCCCATCAACACGTCAAAACGTCGCAGCTCCTTTATTCATCATTAATTCGGACGGTTCCAACCTCACTCAGGTAACGCCTGCAGTAAAGGGCAGATATGATATCTCAGGAGGGTGGAGTCCCAATGGAAAACAGTTCACTATTGACTCTATACTATTTTCTAAAGATAGCGACTCGAGTTATGGGGGCAGTTTTTTGGTTGAATTGAACTCTGAAAATTCCTCTCCCATCTGGAAGAATATGCCTGTGAAGGAAATAATTGGAAGCGAAGAATCCAGTACTGTTGGAGAAGTCCAAATTAATGAATCCAACTCTGCAAACACATCACAAATTACTGAACATAAAGAAACAGGAAATCAATCTCCTTCCTTTATGTTCTTTCAATTGTTTTTCTGCATAATGGGAATCTGGTTGATACATAAAAACCGGGAGTAA
- a CDS encoding ABC transporter permease — protein sequence MENISNIKIIAQKEFADHLKSPVFLSFTATFTLVVLAWSYVLGTEVEYTLNVLGSPDLMRGFEGVAEVVGRFAPIMGIVLGFDAIVKEIKSSSMNVLLTHPVFRDNIILGKILGSGSCILLVLFLSINLATGAMLMASGIPVTMQQIIRIETFVFLTFFYALIFLAISMTISTIAKKSNNSLLFNLIFWLVITVLFTNLIFTVSYAFSEDLHTANDQTQLLKNFLPDYHFTSTAVGIKSTDTGMTSGIGGIFDTRYTLGAWAWEFWPNLAYLFVLPFILLIGSVLAFMKKDITY from the coding sequence ATGGAAAATATCTCAAATATCAAAATCATAGCCCAAAAAGAGTTTGCCGACCATCTGAAAAGTCCTGTATTCCTTTCTTTTACAGCCACTTTCACGCTGGTTGTCCTTGCCTGGTCATATGTACTGGGGACAGAAGTCGAATATACTTTAAATGTTCTTGGCAGTCCTGATTTGATGAGAGGGTTTGAAGGAGTTGCAGAGGTTGTCGGCCGTTTTGCGCCCATTATGGGTATTGTACTGGGTTTTGATGCAATTGTCAAAGAGATAAAATCAAGTTCCATGAATGTTTTATTGACACATCCTGTGTTCAGAGACAATATAATTCTTGGCAAAATACTGGGATCCGGTTCATGTATTTTGCTGGTGCTCTTCTTATCCATCAATCTGGCAACCGGAGCTATGCTTATGGCTTCAGGAATTCCGGTCACGATGCAGCAAATCATAAGAATTGAAACGTTTGTGTTTCTGACTTTTTTCTATGCTTTAATCTTTCTTGCAATCTCTATGACGATCTCGACAATAGCAAAAAAATCAAATAATTCTCTTCTGTTCAACTTAATTTTCTGGCTTGTCATAACAGTACTATTTACCAATCTAATCTTTACCGTAAGCTATGCATTTTCAGAAGATCTCCATACGGCAAATGACCAGACTCAACTTCTTAAGAACTTCTTACCTGATTATCATTTTACTTCAACTGCTGTGGGAATCAAAAGTACTGATACAGGAATGACTTCTGGAATAGGAGGGATATTTGATACCCGCTATACACTGGGAGCCTGGGCATGGGAATTCTGGCCCAATCTGGCCTATCTTTTTGTGCTGCCATTCATCTTGCTTATAGGCTCAGTACTCGCATTTATGAAAAAGGACATTACATACTGA
- a CDS encoding ABC transporter permease: MKADLRNIGVIAQKEFADYLYSPGFRMLLGIFTFVVLSMSVISGKEGCELFNRGFGFIDVAQVITLFIPVLGLALGFDSIVREKNSKSLNTLLTHPVFRDNIISGKIIGGLGALILVVFISVTASIGTVLILTGIDVGFSELNRILIFSLLTFLYLSGFFAFSLIISIISKSSESSFISGLVVWLNLILIFGAIVTAASSIITGELIVDLDNNDEAKVMSEDLQKLSPASYYAEAVTGVRVSYGSFGISSGKETKGIFDTRVGLGNWFADYWTNLVVLTGIPSLMFIVSYVAFLRRDI; encoded by the coding sequence GTGAAGGCAGACCTGAGAAATATCGGGGTCATCGCCCAGAAAGAATTCGCAGATTACCTGTACAGCCCTGGTTTCAGGATGTTGCTTGGGATCTTCACATTTGTTGTTCTTTCGATGAGTGTTATTTCGGGAAAAGAAGGGTGCGAGCTCTTTAATCGGGGCTTCGGTTTCATTGATGTTGCTCAGGTAATAACGCTTTTTATTCCCGTTCTCGGGCTTGCCCTTGGCTTTGATTCGATCGTTAGGGAAAAAAATTCCAAATCGTTGAATACATTACTGACACATCCTGTTTTTCGGGATAATATTATAAGTGGAAAAATCATTGGAGGTCTTGGTGCTCTTATTCTTGTGGTCTTTATTTCGGTTACTGCTTCAATTGGTACTGTACTGATACTTACAGGAATAGATGTCGGCTTTTCCGAACTGAACAGGATCCTCATCTTTTCATTGCTCACTTTTTTATACCTTTCAGGTTTTTTTGCCTTCAGCCTGATAATTTCAATTATTTCGAAAAGTTCTGAAAGCTCTTTTATTTCCGGACTTGTAGTGTGGCTAAACCTGATTTTAATCTTTGGAGCTATAGTTACTGCTGCCTCATCTATTATTACCGGGGAATTGATAGTTGACCTGGATAATAATGATGAAGCCAAGGTTATGAGTGAAGACTTGCAAAAACTTTCTCCTGCAAGTTACTATGCTGAAGCTGTAACCGGAGTCCGTGTAAGTTATGGAAGCTTTGGAATTTCTTCAGGCAAAGAAACAAAAGGAATTTTTGATACCAGAGTAGGGCTTGGGAACTGGTTTGCTGATTACTGGACAAATCTGGTGGTATTGACAGGCATACCTTCACTGATGTTTATAGTTTCGTATGTAGCATTTCTCAGAAGAGACATATGA
- a CDS encoding TolB-like translocation protein: MFNKQITLTLMFIALVYISFQPVSASDSLNQTNVSVVSDLNQTVGGDLISLVDTNHFDIGNKPVFDIIWSPEGSHMLIDGSVNVYPKGKPDLDGCVDALYAANVDGSGITRIAWAEFISSSGGITINPPLWSQSGDYFAYVEWVKGIMYKIKSVNLYVMSKDLNLIQKVELDPKVTGLESDLSNFKWSPKENKFAALVPGEIIIYDLDEKNELNFSISGDDAEITDMEWSPDGKKIVFLKNSHEIITLDLEKKALNQIYSAEHVGMYGEKWSKDSKKLIFYEIKTSEKVDDVSYDIYVADEDLEKPVKITTFTSGSSRVIQWYPDSERILVKKCSDDSCALYSLSITGKMKKIIEKDRDIDGMVASNGCISAVSLNPNSTNPPYTKTYDLFFHNESDELTIENVSYYSWEGTDVLFVTDYKLSVLNTSTHDTWDIPLPLKNLDRLSLDPSGHFIAVDNIIFGINEQGAHTQISDENYTNSTASETVIIKKDMGENSKINTTDDTTANTSELPGFTAIITLMGVLIAFVCIHMKKIM; the protein is encoded by the coding sequence ATGTTCAATAAACAGATCACACTAACACTGATGTTCATTGCTCTAGTTTACATATCTTTTCAACCGGTTTCTGCAAGCGATAGCTTAAACCAGACGAATGTAAGCGTAGTATCTGATTTGAATCAGACAGTAGGGGGAGACCTTATAAGTCTTGTGGATACGAATCACTTTGATATAGGGAATAAACCTGTTTTTGATATAATCTGGAGCCCTGAAGGCAGTCATATGCTGATTGATGGATCTGTCAATGTATATCCAAAAGGGAAACCTGATTTAGACGGCTGTGTAGATGCACTCTATGCAGCAAATGTTGATGGATCCGGAATAACGCGTATTGCATGGGCAGAATTTATTTCCAGTAGCGGTGGAATAACAATTAATCCACCCTTATGGAGCCAATCTGGCGATTATTTTGCATATGTGGAGTGGGTAAAAGGAATAATGTATAAGATAAAATCTGTCAATCTTTATGTTATGTCAAAAGATCTAAACCTTATTCAAAAGGTAGAATTAGATCCAAAAGTAACAGGTTTAGAATCTGATTTATCTAACTTCAAATGGTCCCCAAAAGAAAATAAATTTGCTGCACTCGTACCTGGAGAAATTATCATTTACGATCTGGATGAAAAAAATGAGTTAAATTTTAGCATATCGGGTGATGACGCAGAAATAACTGATATGGAATGGTCTCCGGATGGTAAGAAAATCGTATTTTTAAAAAACAGCCATGAGATTATCACCTTAGATCTTGAAAAAAAAGCACTTAATCAGATTTATTCTGCAGAGCATGTTGGAATGTATGGCGAAAAATGGAGTAAGGATAGTAAAAAATTAATTTTCTATGAGATTAAAACATCAGAAAAAGTCGACGATGTCAGTTACGATATATATGTTGCGGATGAAGACCTGGAGAAGCCTGTAAAAATTACAACTTTTACTTCGGGTTCGTCAAGGGTGATACAATGGTATCCGGACAGTGAAAGGATTTTAGTTAAAAAATGTTCTGATGATTCTTGTGCGCTGTATTCACTCTCGATAACCGGAAAGATGAAAAAAATCATCGAGAAGGATAGGGATATCGATGGGATGGTTGCATCTAATGGTTGTATCTCTGCGGTCAGTCTTAATCCCAACTCCACGAATCCACCTTATACAAAAACATATGACCTATTTTTTCATAACGAATCAGATGAATTGACAATCGAAAATGTGTCCTATTACTCGTGGGAAGGTACGGACGTACTATTTGTTACGGATTATAAGTTATCGGTACTAAATACCAGCACACATGATACTTGGGACATACCACTACCATTGAAGAATTTAGATAGACTCAGTTTGGATCCATCCGGGCACTTCATTGCTGTAGATAATATTATTTTCGGAATAAATGAACAAGGTGCCCACACACAAATATCTGACGAAAATTACACAAACAGTACAGCATCCGAAACGGTGATAATCAAAAAAGATATGGGCGAAAATTCAAAAATAAATACTACTGATGACACCACTGCAAATACTTCCGAACTACCTGGATTTACTGCAATTATTACATTAATGGGCGTATTAATTGCATTCGTCTGCATACATATGAAAAAAATAATGTGA
- a CDS encoding ABC transporter permease codes for MEKYRNMFVIAQKEFADNIWSPRFAILMFVFTTIVFSLSYDSGIGPQGNAITRGYLDISQIVSLFLPFMGIALGFDAISKERESGSLNVLLTHPIYRDNIIAGKALGAMITLILVVFISIFTVLGTILLASGTELSSPILNRLIIFAILTYLYLSIFLSLGILSSIVTKNATKSLVYNIAIWVVLCIVFGMICATTASIVTDHKPTDLDNNERFLKFNADIQKLTPAHHYAMAVSGRPSLSWSGVSSEKPSVKGIFDMEYTLEQWWNELWINVLILIITPIFLIIIAFIMFLRQDVSKDMG; via the coding sequence GTGGAAAAATATCGGAATATGTTTGTGATTGCCCAGAAAGAATTTGCAGACAATATATGGAGCCCAAGGTTCGCAATACTTATGTTTGTGTTCACAACTATTGTTTTTTCTTTAAGTTATGATTCTGGAATTGGGCCACAAGGGAATGCCATAACCAGAGGTTATCTTGATATCTCTCAAATTGTTTCCCTCTTCTTACCATTTATGGGAATTGCACTTGGTTTCGATGCAATTAGCAAAGAGAGGGAGTCCGGGTCTTTGAATGTGCTTCTGACACATCCAATATATAGGGACAATATCATTGCTGGAAAAGCACTTGGAGCAATGATTACACTAATTCTGGTAGTATTTATATCAATTTTCACAGTTCTCGGAACAATACTTTTGGCATCAGGAACCGAGTTAAGTTCACCAATTCTAAACCGATTGATAATCTTTGCAATTCTTACATACTTATATCTATCAATATTTCTGTCACTTGGCATACTTAGTTCTATTGTGACAAAAAATGCCACAAAATCACTGGTATACAACATAGCGATCTGGGTTGTGTTATGTATTGTATTTGGTATGATTTGTGCTACAACTGCTTCTATTGTAACCGATCATAAACCCACAGATTTAGACAATAATGAGCGTTTTCTAAAATTTAATGCAGATATTCAAAAATTGACGCCAGCACATCATTATGCTATGGCGGTAAGTGGTAGACCTAGTTTGAGTTGGTCGGGTGTTTCGAGTGAGAAACCAAGCGTGAAAGGGATATTTGACATGGAATATACGCTGGAGCAGTGGTGGAATGAGCTCTGGATAAATGTTCTAATTTTAATTATTACTCCCATTTTTTTAATTATAATAGCATTTATAATGTTTTTGCGCCAGGATGTATCAAAGGACATGGGGTAA
- a CDS encoding winged helix-turn-helix transcriptional regulator: MEAKVTRLMSTSVKLQKKLTIFLLFFLLTATAGATEYIVKPVPSDQVGVSIDGEEVVLLKDFTVYWQFLLWLALTQILSVVDMLILPAKFLFAILGFRVSDHSNAVGALKRKFIFSFIKVNPGTCPSEIANNLEINRGTLRYHLNVLEEENLIEAHIDHGNVRYFQNNFTYGENEKLVISSLQNEMSRNIILNILYRECNTNGDLARKIGISRASMNWHVTKLKDSGLIEEYKAGRSMIYSINPVYRDLIERSYMKFFESRFN; the protein is encoded by the coding sequence GTGGAAGCCAAAGTTACACGCTTAATGTCTACCAGCGTTAAGCTTCAAAAAAAGCTTACCATCTTCTTATTATTTTTTTTGTTAACAGCAACAGCTGGAGCTACGGAATATATAGTAAAGCCTGTTCCAAGTGACCAGGTCGGAGTTTCTATTGATGGAGAAGAGGTAGTACTACTAAAGGACTTTACAGTTTACTGGCAGTTCCTTCTCTGGCTGGCTCTAACGCAGATCTTGTCAGTGGTAGATATGCTGATTCTTCCTGCAAAGTTTCTTTTCGCAATACTCGGATTTCGAGTATCTGATCATTCAAATGCTGTTGGGGCCCTGAAGAGAAAATTCATATTTTCATTTATTAAAGTTAATCCCGGAACCTGTCCCAGTGAGATAGCAAATAATTTGGAGATTAACAGAGGGACCCTGCGCTATCATCTCAATGTTCTCGAAGAGGAAAATCTGATTGAGGCTCACATCGATCACGGAAATGTCCGATATTTCCAGAATAATTTCACATATGGCGAGAATGAAAAATTGGTTATTTCATCCCTTCAAAATGAGATGAGCCGCAATATAATATTGAATATATTGTATAGAGAATGCAATACCAACGGAGACCTTGCCCGTAAAATAGGAATTTCCAGAGCTTCAATGAACTGGCATGTGACAAAATTAAAGGATTCGGGTCTTATTGAAGAATATAAGGCAGGCAGGAGTATGATATACAGCATAAATCCTGTTTATCGGGATTTAATCGAAAGATCATACATGAAATTCTTTGAATCCAGGTTTAATTGA
- a CDS encoding potassium channel family protein yields MSCRKIIAFLFTVLSLTLISGVIVYFVEGKPAVLSTSVYWAITTLLTTGYGDTVLQTNFGRLVASVVKILGFSIIVVPIVIIIAEIFKSLSETSWKN; encoded by the coding sequence GTGAGTTGTCGCAAAATAATTGCATTTCTATTTACTGTTCTGAGTTTGACGCTAATCTCAGGGGTTATAGTATATTTTGTAGAAGGAAAACCGGCTGTTTTATCCACAAGTGTCTACTGGGCTATCACAACACTTCTCACTACTGGATACGGAGATACGGTTCTGCAAACAAATTTCGGCAGATTGGTGGCTTCGGTTGTCAAAATATTAGGATTTAGCATAATAGTAGTCCCGATCGTTATTATAATAGCTGAGATTTTCAAATCTCTATCTGAAACATCTTGGAAAAACTAA